The Candidatus Hydrogenedentota bacterium genome window below encodes:
- a CDS encoding DUF4129 domain-containing protein, giving the protein MTHYTSNGSPSEGPTDFYSLLESEAAKLSAPAVTQQQRKRAPEVTDFQSLKRSVVEVQKPYQARTWTDFLIDFTTPFMILLMVAAPIFFILDVRYVYTELHDWNLRWFAFWFVLGVVALNRLIARDGKEESILYVIALLGVVIAYTTLTTQAYDVGAVAKGFQFTGWTALAFNTTVVMFIWWFTNRLTHECCVDDNPLAGDIGMLTSTAMKVRRAIRADRAPAPKKSKLPDGLMEIDAVDPLDWRKPERKAKLQLDAMTERLPKRHPGISIFYFSVPVMIAFALGQRVIQHGGLSMLLAGHFYIGCYTVAAMALLMLSSLAGLREYFRARRVHLPGGLGPFWVGLGFVMIAMVGFGATALPWPSLPPIAYVAEHEFDPWRRGSTFQLQSVVTPAVDVLEQNRFMERIGTAVLIILALFIAFAALRGVGTVAAHMARNRRYFPQFIVRFFNWVETLLDRVIRVPQLPRIQRRRRISRAVSRSAKVSNPMADTSRSTRSAIEGCYDALCALAYDYGVPRQPGQTPYEFIATFPKELNSIREEAYELTDLYVVSAYSTLQIDDRIRDRLRKFWMTFDKLRNRVIR; this is encoded by the coding sequence ATGACTCACTACACTAGCAACGGTTCCCCGAGCGAAGGGCCGACGGACTTCTACTCGCTGTTGGAGTCTGAGGCCGCGAAGCTGTCCGCGCCGGCCGTAACGCAGCAACAGCGCAAACGCGCGCCCGAAGTGACGGACTTTCAGTCGCTCAAGCGCAGCGTGGTCGAGGTCCAGAAGCCTTACCAGGCGCGCACGTGGACCGACTTCCTGATCGACTTCACGACGCCGTTCATGATCCTCCTCATGGTTGCCGCCCCGATTTTTTTCATTCTCGACGTTCGATACGTGTACACCGAACTTCACGACTGGAACCTGCGCTGGTTCGCGTTCTGGTTTGTGCTTGGCGTTGTCGCGTTGAACCGGCTAATCGCACGCGACGGCAAGGAAGAAAGCATTCTCTACGTTATCGCGCTCCTGGGCGTCGTTATCGCCTACACGACGTTGACGACACAGGCCTACGATGTCGGCGCGGTCGCCAAGGGGTTTCAGTTCACCGGCTGGACGGCGCTCGCGTTCAACACGACGGTGGTCATGTTCATCTGGTGGTTCACAAACCGGCTGACGCACGAATGCTGCGTGGACGACAATCCTTTGGCGGGCGACATCGGCATGCTGACGAGCACCGCCATGAAGGTGCGCCGCGCCATTCGCGCCGATCGCGCTCCCGCGCCGAAGAAATCGAAGCTGCCGGATGGCTTGATGGAGATCGATGCGGTCGATCCGCTCGATTGGAGGAAGCCCGAGCGCAAGGCGAAGCTGCAACTCGACGCGATGACGGAGCGCCTGCCCAAGCGGCACCCCGGCATTTCCATTTTCTACTTCTCGGTGCCGGTGATGATCGCATTTGCGCTGGGGCAGCGCGTCATTCAACACGGCGGTCTCTCGATGTTGCTCGCCGGGCACTTTTACATCGGCTGCTACACGGTCGCGGCGATGGCGCTGCTGATGCTTTCGAGCCTTGCGGGGTTGCGCGAATACTTTCGAGCGCGCCGAGTCCACCTCCCCGGCGGACTCGGGCCCTTCTGGGTGGGATTGGGGTTTGTGATGATCGCGATGGTGGGATTTGGCGCGACGGCATTGCCGTGGCCATCGCTCCCGCCGATCGCGTACGTGGCCGAGCACGAGTTCGATCCGTGGCGGCGGGGTTCGACCTTCCAACTGCAGTCCGTCGTTACACCCGCAGTTGACGTGCTCGAGCAGAACCGGTTTATGGAACGCATCGGCACTGCCGTACTGATTATTCTCGCGCTCTTCATCGCGTTCGCCGCACTGCGCGGCGTGGGAACTGTCGCTGCGCATATGGCGCGCAACCGCCGGTACTTCCCGCAGTTCATCGTGCGGTTTTTCAACTGGGTGGAGACGCTGCTCGACCGCGTGATCCGCGTGCCGCAACTACCGCGCATTCAACGGCGGCGCCGCATATCGCGCGCCGTGTCACGATCCGCGAAAGTCTCCAATCCGATGGCCGACACATCGCGCAGCACTCGCAGCGCAATTGAAGGGTGCTACGACGCGCTCTGCGCGCTGGCGTACGACTATGGGGTCCCGCGCCAACCCGGGCAAACGCCGTACGAATTCATCGCGACTTTTCCAAAGGAACTGAATTCCATTCGCGAAGAGGCCTATGAGTTGACCGACCTATACGTCGTGAGCGCGTATTCGACGCTGCAAATCGACGATCGCATCCGCGATCGGTTGCGAAAGTT